A genomic region of Pseudomonas migulae contains the following coding sequences:
- the lnt gene encoding apolipoprotein N-acyltransferase, translating into MRRMTRPGWPGNLLAVAAGAITTLALAPFDIWPLALLAVGFFYAGLRELNPRQALGRGWCFGFGLFGAGTSWIYYSIHNFGGASVLLAGFLMLLFTAAIAWFFALPAWIWARWLRRNEAPLADAMAFAALWVGQEAFRGWFLTGFPWLYSGYSQLDGPLAGLAPVGGMWLVSFTLALTAALIYNASRLIKTGRKAFIAAGALLLVGPWVAGIALKGHAWTSPAGAPLSVAAIQGNIEQSMKWDPAQLNAQLALYRDMSFSSKRVDLLIWPETAVPVLKESAEGYLSMMGNFAAERKTALITGVPIRQEVRHERRFFNGITVVGEGDGTYLKQKLVPFGEYVPLQDVLRGLIAFFDLPMSDFARGPADQAMLQAKGYQIAPYICYEVVYPEFAASLAARSDLLLTISNDTWFGTSIGPLQHLQMAQMRALEAGRWMIRATNNGVTGLINPFGQITTQIPQFERGILYGEVVPMHNLTPYLQWRSWPLIIVCVLLFGWALVANRMSKTV; encoded by the coding sequence ATGCGTCGTATGACCCGCCCCGGCTGGCCCGGTAACCTGCTGGCCGTGGCGGCCGGTGCAATCACCACCCTGGCCCTGGCGCCATTCGATATCTGGCCGTTGGCGTTGCTGGCGGTCGGTTTCTTCTATGCCGGTTTGCGCGAACTGAACCCCCGTCAGGCCCTGGGCCGTGGCTGGTGTTTCGGTTTCGGCCTGTTTGGCGCCGGCACCAGCTGGATTTACTACAGCATTCACAACTTTGGCGGCGCTTCGGTACTGCTCGCCGGGTTCCTGATGCTGCTGTTCACCGCGGCGATTGCCTGGTTCTTCGCCCTGCCCGCCTGGATCTGGGCGCGCTGGTTGCGTCGCAACGAAGCGCCGCTGGCCGATGCCATGGCGTTCGCAGCGCTGTGGGTAGGCCAGGAAGCGTTTCGGGGTTGGTTCCTCACCGGTTTCCCATGGCTTTACTCTGGTTACAGCCAGCTCGACGGCCCGTTGGCCGGCCTCGCACCCGTGGGCGGGATGTGGCTGGTGTCCTTCACCCTGGCCTTGACCGCCGCGCTGATCTACAACGCTTCGCGCCTGATCAAGACCGGTCGTAAAGCCTTTATTGCGGCGGGTGCGCTGCTGTTGGTCGGCCCCTGGGTCGCCGGCATCGCGCTCAAAGGCCATGCCTGGACCAGCCCGGCGGGTGCACCGCTGAGCGTTGCGGCGATCCAGGGCAATATCGAACAAAGCATGAAATGGGATCCGGCGCAGCTCAACGCGCAGCTGGCGCTGTACCGCGACATGAGTTTCAGCTCGAAACGGGTCGACCTGCTGATCTGGCCGGAAACGGCGGTCCCGGTGCTCAAGGAGTCAGCCGAGGGCTACCTGAGCATGATGGGCAATTTCGCCGCAGAGCGTAAAACCGCACTGATCACCGGCGTGCCCATCCGCCAGGAAGTCCGCCACGAGAGGCGTTTCTTCAATGGCATTACCGTTGTGGGCGAAGGCGATGGCACTTACCTCAAGCAGAAGCTGGTGCCTTTCGGCGAATACGTGCCGTTGCAGGATGTGCTGCGCGGCCTGATCGCCTTCTTCGACCTGCCGATGTCGGACTTCGCCCGCGGCCCCGCCGATCAGGCGATGCTGCAAGCCAAGGGCTATCAGATTGCGCCGTACATCTGCTACGAAGTGGTTTACCCGGAATTCGCCGCCAGCCTCGCCGCTCGCAGCGATCTGTTGCTGACCATCAGCAATGACACCTGGTTCGGCACCTCCATCGGCCCGCTGCAACACTTGCAGATGGCGCAGATGCGCGCGCTTGAGGCCGGCCGCTGGATGATCCGCGCCACCAACAACGGCGTGACCGGCCTGATCAACCCCTTCGGCCAGATCACCACGCAGATCCCGCAGTTCGAACGCGGCATCCTGTACGGAGAAGTGGTGCCGATGCACAACCTGACGCCTTACCTGCAATGGCGTTCGTGGCCGCTGATCATCGTGTGTGTGTTGTTGTTTGGCTGGGCGTTAGTGGCCAACCGGATGTCGAAAACCGTCTGA
- a CDS encoding YdcF family protein, whose translation MPFRYFVKQLLLPPGILLLLLLLAWWFRRSRPRLAGVCFALGLGGFWLMSLPVVVQWSAKALEREPALNRSEWATLSQRADAIVVLGSGRERGDLAWGDDQPTGVGLARQRYAARLAKASGLPILTSGGLHFGTPPSEAKLMADSMFEDSGITVRWQEGRSRTTWENAQFSAQVLLPEGIKRVVVVTQAWHMPRAVWSFQQAGFEVVPAPMGFLGVDNALPLGGWMPEFKSIWQSGQLLNEAVGQIGYSMFYR comes from the coding sequence ATGCCTTTTCGTTACTTCGTTAAACAACTTCTGCTGCCGCCCGGCATTTTATTGCTATTGTTGCTGCTTGCCTGGTGGTTTCGCCGCTCAAGACCGCGGCTTGCGGGCGTGTGCTTTGCGCTGGGGCTCGGCGGATTCTGGCTGATGAGTCTGCCGGTGGTGGTGCAGTGGAGCGCCAAGGCGCTGGAACGGGAACCGGCGCTGAATCGTTCTGAATGGGCGACCCTGAGTCAGCGCGCTGATGCGATCGTGGTGCTGGGTTCCGGGCGCGAACGGGGCGACCTGGCCTGGGGCGACGACCAGCCGACCGGCGTGGGCCTTGCGCGTCAGCGTTATGCCGCGCGACTGGCTAAGGCGTCCGGCCTGCCGATCCTCACCAGCGGCGGTCTGCATTTCGGCACGCCGCCCAGCGAAGCCAAATTGATGGCGGATTCGATGTTTGAAGACTCCGGCATCACTGTGCGTTGGCAGGAAGGGCGTAGCCGTACAACCTGGGAAAATGCGCAGTTCAGTGCCCAGGTGCTGTTGCCGGAGGGCATCAAGCGCGTGGTCGTGGTGACTCAAGCCTGGCACATGCCGCGGGCGGTCTGGAGTTTCCAGCAGGCGGGATTCGAGGTGGTGCCCGCGCCGATGGGGTTTCTGGGCGTGGACAATGCGCTGCCATTGGGTGGCTGGATGCCTGAGTTCAAATCGATCTGGCAGAGCGGGCAGCTGTTGAATGAGGCGGTGGGACAGATCGGGTATTCAATGTTCTATCGCTGA
- the leuS gene encoding leucine--tRNA ligase, with the protein MHEQYQPREIEAAAQSFWDEQKSFEVSEQPGKETFYCLSMFPYPSGKLHMGHVRNYTIGDVISRYQRMQGKNVLQPMGWDAFGMPAENAAMKNNVAPAKWTYENIAYMKTQLRSLGLAVDWSREVTTCKPDYYRWEQWLFTRLFKKGVIYKKSGTVNWDPVDQTVLANEQVIDGRGWRSGALIEKREIPMYYFKITAYADELLESLDELTGWPEQVKTMQRNWIGKSRGMEVQFPYNVDSIGEAGALKVFTTRPDTLMGATYVAVAAEHPLATLAAQNNPELQAFIAECKGGSVAEADVATQEKKGLPTSLFVEHPLTGEKLPVWVANYVLMHYGDGAVMAVPAHDERDFEFATKYNLPIKSVVRTSSGETNPAPWQDAYGEHGTLINSGEFDGLDFAGAFDAIEVALIKKNLGASRTQFRLRDWGISRQRYWGCPIPIIHCTTCGDVPVPEDQLPVVLPEDVVPDGAGSPLARMPEFYECSCPKCGAPAKRETDTMDTFVESSWYYARYASPHYEGGLVEKSAADHWLPVDQYIGGIEHAILHLLYARFFHKLMRDEGLVSSNEPFKNLLTQGMVIAETYYRREANGAYTWFNPADVELERDSKAKVISAKLIADGLPVEIGGTEKMAKSKNNGVDPQSMIDQFGADTCRLFMMFASPPDMSAEWSDSGVEGSHRFLKRVWRLAQAHVTQGLPGKLDVAGLNDEQKAIRRSIHQAIKQASHDVGQNHKFNTAIAQVMTLMNVLEKAPQGTEQDRALIHEGLETVVLLLAPITPHISHDLWNRLGHADPVIDAGWPVLDDSALVQDSLTLVIQVNGKLRGQIEMPATATREEIEAAARVNENVLRFVDGLTIRKVIVVPGKLVNIVAS; encoded by the coding sequence ATGCACGAACAATATCAGCCCCGTGAAATCGAAGCCGCCGCCCAGTCGTTCTGGGACGAGCAAAAGTCCTTTGAAGTCAGTGAACAGCCAGGCAAGGAGACTTTCTATTGCCTGTCGATGTTCCCTTACCCCAGCGGCAAGCTACACATGGGGCACGTGCGCAACTACACCATCGGCGACGTGATCTCCCGCTATCAGCGCATGCAAGGCAAGAACGTCCTGCAACCCATGGGTTGGGACGCCTTCGGCATGCCGGCGGAAAACGCCGCGATGAAGAACAACGTAGCGCCCGCCAAGTGGACCTACGAAAACATCGCCTACATGAAAACCCAGCTGCGCAGCCTGGGCCTGGCGGTGGACTGGTCCCGCGAAGTGACCACCTGCAAGCCGGATTACTACCGCTGGGAACAATGGCTGTTCACTCGCCTGTTCAAAAAAGGTGTGATCTACAAGAAAAGCGGCACCGTGAACTGGGACCCGGTCGACCAGACCGTCCTCGCGAACGAGCAAGTGATCGACGGACGCGGCTGGCGTTCCGGCGCGCTGATCGAAAAGCGCGAAATCCCGATGTACTACTTCAAGATCACCGCCTACGCGGATGAACTGCTGGAGAGCCTCGACGAGCTGACCGGCTGGCCTGAACAGGTCAAGACCATGCAGCGCAACTGGATCGGCAAATCCCGTGGCATGGAAGTGCAGTTCCCGTACAACGTCGACTCCATCGGCGAAGCCGGCGCACTGAAAGTCTTCACCACCCGTCCGGACACCCTGATGGGCGCCACCTATGTTGCCGTGGCCGCTGAACACCCGCTGGCCACCCTGGCTGCACAGAACAACCCTGAGCTGCAGGCGTTCATCGCTGAATGCAAGGGCGGCAGCGTTGCTGAAGCCGACGTCGCCACCCAAGAGAAAAAAGGCCTGCCGACCTCGCTGTTCGTCGAGCACCCGCTGACCGGTGAGAAACTCCCGGTGTGGGTCGCCAACTATGTGCTGATGCACTACGGCGATGGTGCGGTCATGGCTGTTCCGGCGCACGACGAGCGTGATTTCGAATTCGCCACCAAATACAACCTGCCGATCAAGTCGGTGGTGCGCACCAGCTCCGGTGAGACCAACCCGGCGCCATGGCAGGACGCCTACGGTGAGCACGGCACGCTGATCAATTCCGGCGAGTTCGATGGCCTCGACTTCGCCGGCGCGTTCGACGCCATCGAAGTCGCGCTCATCAAGAAGAACCTCGGCGCCTCGCGCACCCAGTTCCGCCTGCGCGATTGGGGCATCAGCCGTCAGCGTTACTGGGGCTGCCCGATTCCGATCATCCACTGCACCACCTGCGGTGATGTGCCGGTCCCGGAAGATCAGCTGCCAGTCGTGTTGCCGGAAGACGTTGTGCCGGACGGCGCAGGTTCGCCACTGGCGCGCATGCCTGAGTTCTACGAGTGCAGCTGCCCGAAATGTGGCGCACCGGCCAAGCGTGAAACCGACACGATGGACACCTTCGTCGAGTCCTCGTGGTACTACGCCCGTTACGCCTCGCCGCACTATGAAGGTGGCCTGGTCGAGAAATCGGCGGCCGACCACTGGTTGCCGGTGGATCAGTACATCGGCGGTATCGAACACGCGATTCTTCACCTGCTCTACGCGCGCTTCTTCCACAAGCTGATGCGCGACGAAGGCCTGGTGAGCTCCAACGAACCGTTCAAGAACCTGCTGACCCAAGGCATGGTGATCGCCGAGACTTACTATCGTCGCGAAGCCAACGGTGCCTACACGTGGTTCAACCCGGCGGACGTCGAACTCGAACGCGACAGCAAGGCCAAGGTCATCAGCGCCAAGCTGATCGCAGACGGCCTGCCGGTGGAAATCGGCGGCACCGAGAAGATGGCCAAGTCGAAGAACAACGGCGTCGACCCTCAGTCGATGATTGACCAGTTCGGCGCAGACACCTGCCGCCTGTTCATGATGTTCGCCTCGCCGCCTGACATGAGCGCGGAATGGTCCGACTCCGGCGTAGAAGGTTCGCACCGTTTCCTCAAGCGCGTCTGGCGTCTGGCTCAAGCCCACGTCACTCAGGGCCTGCCGGGCAAACTGGATGTCGCCGGCCTGAACGACGAGCAGAAAGCCATTCGCCGCTCGATCCACCAGGCCATCAAGCAGGCCAGCCATGACGTCGGCCAGAACCACAAATTCAACACCGCCATCGCCCAGGTGATGACGCTGATGAACGTGCTGGAAAAGGCCCCGCAAGGCACCGAACAGGATCGCGCACTGATTCACGAAGGTCTGGAAACCGTGGTCTTGCTGCTGGCTCCGATCACCCCGCACATCAGCCATGATCTGTGGAATCGACTGGGTCACGCTGACCCGGTGATCGACGCAGGCTGGCCGGTGCTGGACGACAGCGCGCTGGTGCAGGACAGCCTGACGCTGGTCATCCAGGTCAACGGCAAGCTGCGCGGCCAGATCGAAATGCCGGCCACCGCGACCCGTGAAGAAATCGAAGCCGCCGCCCGCGTCAACGAAAACGTGCTGCGCTTTGTCGATGGCCTGACTATTCGTAAAGTGATCGTAGTGCCCGGGAAACTGGTCAATATCGTCGCCAGCTAA
- the lptE gene encoding LPS-assembly lipoprotein LptE produces the protein MIKRNLLVMGLAVLLSACGFQLRGTGTYQLAFKELDLSARNSYGETVTMMRQMLESSGVKIYTGAPYKLVLADEQESQRILSYAGAGRTGEYQVTTVLKYDISGEHNLPLLSDKLEVQKVFIHDGNNLVGSDQEATDARREIRRELVQRMMLRLQQLSPAQLDQLQQTAEAKAKAEAAALEAAQKAEAETPRQSPIEIPQQ, from the coding sequence ATGATCAAACGCAATTTGCTGGTGATGGGCCTTGCGGTCCTGTTGAGCGCCTGCGGTTTCCAGCTGCGCGGCACCGGCACCTATCAACTCGCCTTCAAGGAACTCGACCTGAGTGCACGCAACTCCTACGGCGAAACCGTGACCATGATGCGTCAGATGCTGGAAAGCAGCGGCGTCAAGATCTACACGGGCGCACCTTACAAACTGGTGCTGGCCGATGAGCAGGAAAGCCAGCGCATCCTCAGTTACGCGGGCGCCGGCCGTACTGGCGAATACCAGGTGACGACGGTACTCAAGTACGACATCAGTGGTGAGCACAACCTGCCCCTGCTGAGCGACAAACTTGAAGTGCAGAAAGTCTTTATCCACGACGGCAATAACCTGGTGGGTTCCGATCAGGAAGCCACCGATGCTCGCCGGGAGATCCGTCGCGAATTGGTACAACGCATGATGCTGCGCTTGCAGCAACTGTCGCCGGCCCAGCTGGATCAGCTGCAACAGACCGCCGAGGCGAAGGCCAAGGCTGAAGCTGCAGCACTTGAAGCTGCGCAGAAGGCTGAAGCGGAAACGCCGCGTCAGTCGCCTATCGAAATCCCGCAGCAGTAA
- the holA gene encoding DNA polymerase III subunit delta, producing the protein MKLAPAQLAKHLQGALAPVYVISGDDPLLCQEAADAIRAAARQQGFDERQVFAADASFDWGTLLQAGASMSLFAEKRLLELRLPSGKPGDKGAAAFIEYCSRPAEDTVLLISLPKLDGSAQKTKWGKALVEGQHTQFVQIWPVDANQLPSWIRQRLSQAGLSASQDAVELIAARVEGNLLAAAQEIEKLKLMAEGGQITVETVQAAVADSARFDVFGLTDAILNGEAAHALRMLEGLRGEGVEPPVILWALARELRLLANLSLQYSQGVPLDKAFSSARPPVWDKRKPLMSKALQRYSAQRWAQLLLEAQRIDAQIKGQAAGSPWMSLSRLSLLMAGQRLTLPAE; encoded by the coding sequence ATGAAACTCGCCCCCGCCCAACTCGCCAAACACTTGCAAGGTGCTCTCGCGCCGGTCTACGTCATCAGTGGCGATGACCCGTTGCTGTGCCAGGAAGCCGCCGACGCGATTCGTGCAGCCGCTCGCCAACAGGGTTTCGACGAACGCCAGGTATTCGCCGCCGACGCCAGTTTCGACTGGGGAACGCTGCTGCAAGCTGGCGCAAGCATGTCTTTGTTCGCAGAAAAGCGCCTGTTGGAGCTGCGTCTGCCGTCCGGCAAACCGGGTGACAAAGGCGCCGCCGCGTTCATCGAATACTGCTCGCGACCGGCCGAAGACACCGTCTTGCTGATCAGCCTGCCAAAACTCGACGGCAGCGCCCAGAAAACCAAGTGGGGCAAGGCGCTGGTCGAAGGCCAGCACACTCAGTTCGTGCAAATCTGGCCGGTGGATGCCAACCAGCTGCCGAGCTGGATCCGCCAGCGCTTGTCCCAGGCTGGGCTCTCCGCCAGCCAGGACGCCGTCGAACTGATCGCCGCGCGCGTCGAAGGCAACCTGCTGGCCGCCGCCCAGGAAATCGAAAAGCTCAAGCTGATGGCCGAAGGCGGTCAGATCACCGTCGAGACCGTGCAGGCGGCGGTGGCCGACAGTGCGCGCTTCGATGTCTTCGGCCTGACCGATGCGATTCTCAACGGTGAAGCCGCACATGCCCTGCGCATGCTCGAAGGCTTGCGCGGTGAAGGGGTCGAACCGCCGGTGATTCTCTGGGCCCTGGCCCGTGAACTGCGCCTGCTGGCCAACCTGTCGCTGCAGTACAGTCAGGGTGTGCCGCTGGACAAAGCCTTCAGCTCTGCCCGACCGCCGGTCTGGGACAAACGCAAACCGCTGATGAGCAAAGCCCTGCAACGCTACTCCGCGCAACGCTGGGCGCAGCTGTTGCTGGAAGCACAGCGCATCGACGCACAGATCAAAGGCCAGGCCGCGGGTTCGCCGTGGATGAGTCTGAGTCGGTTGTCGTTGTTGATGGCTGGGCAGCGGCTGACATTGCCTGCCGAGTAA
- the arfA gene encoding alternative ribosome rescue factor ArfA, translating into MSKKPSKNGPNKAKSIIAQPLFRSRQERAGKGKGSYRREAFQSDNWEASYFLAA; encoded by the coding sequence ATGAGCAAAAAGCCATCAAAAAATGGCCCAAACAAGGCCAAATCCATCATCGCCCAGCCACTGTTCCGCAGCCGTCAGGAACGAGCCGGCAAGGGCAAAGGCAGCTACCGCCGCGAAGCCTTCCAGTCTGACAACTGGGAGGCTTCTTACTTTCTGGCGGCCTGA
- a CDS encoding lytic murein transglycosylase yields MPFCISRRWHLRQLIAASSLVLLVACAEKPTAADAQPLQTLPVATAPAVIPPVVPTGENLDIQPTQTFAEWQAGFRKDALAAGIRADLFDRAFANVSLDTSVIRADRSQPEFSRPVWEYLDGALSPLRVRKGQALVSQYADILQSIEQRYGVDRQALVAVWGMESNFGQFQGSKSVINSLATLAYEGRRPGFAHAQLIAALQILQQGDIAPEQMLGSWAGAMGQTQFIPTTYNTHAVDFDGDGRRDIWGSSADALASTAHYLQSSGWQRGQPWGFEVQLPGNFNYVLADGTTRKSVAEWRQLGVTLPNGGQVPAGSEHLSAALLLPAGYRGPAFLVLDNFRAILKYNNSSSYALAVSLLSERFNGAGLINGTWPKDDLPLSRTERIELQNLLSAQKYDAGTADGIIGANTRKAIRSAQQSFGWPADGYPTHKLLEGLRNR; encoded by the coding sequence ATGCCCTTTTGTATTTCCCGTCGTTGGCACCTGCGCCAATTGATCGCTGCCTCCAGCCTTGTTCTGCTTGTCGCCTGCGCGGAAAAACCGACCGCCGCCGACGCCCAACCGCTTCAGACCCTCCCCGTCGCGACAGCCCCAGCGGTGATTCCGCCCGTGGTGCCAACCGGTGAGAACCTCGACATCCAGCCCACCCAGACCTTCGCCGAATGGCAGGCGGGTTTCCGCAAGGATGCACTGGCCGCCGGCATCCGCGCCGACCTGTTTGATCGCGCCTTCGCCAATGTCAGCCTGGACACCAGCGTGATCCGTGCCGACCGCAGCCAGCCTGAGTTTTCCCGTCCGGTGTGGGAATACCTCGACGGCGCCCTGTCGCCGCTGCGTGTGCGCAAAGGCCAGGCGCTGGTCAGCCAGTACGCGGACATCCTGCAAAGCATCGAGCAGCGTTATGGCGTCGATCGCCAGGCACTCGTCGCGGTGTGGGGCATGGAAAGTAACTTCGGCCAGTTCCAGGGCAGCAAGTCGGTGATCAACTCCCTGGCGACCCTGGCCTATGAAGGCCGGCGCCCAGGCTTCGCCCACGCGCAATTGATCGCGGCCCTGCAGATCCTGCAACAGGGCGATATCGCGCCGGAGCAGATGCTCGGTTCCTGGGCTGGCGCCATGGGCCAGACGCAGTTCATCCCGACCACCTACAACACCCATGCCGTGGACTTCGATGGCGACGGTCGCCGCGACATCTGGGGCAGCTCCGCCGACGCCCTGGCCTCGACCGCACATTACCTGCAAAGCTCTGGCTGGCAGAGAGGTCAGCCGTGGGGCTTTGAAGTTCAACTGCCGGGCAACTTCAACTACGTGCTAGCCGATGGCACGACCCGCAAGAGTGTCGCCGAATGGCGGCAGCTCGGCGTGACGCTGCCTAACGGCGGGCAGGTTCCAGCGGGCTCCGAACACTTGTCCGCAGCACTGCTGCTGCCGGCGGGTTATCGCGGCCCGGCGTTCCTGGTGCTCGACAACTTCCGTGCGATCCTCAAGTACAACAACTCCTCGTCCTACGCGCTGGCGGTCAGTTTGCTGTCCGAGCGCTTCAACGGCGCGGGCCTGATCAACGGCACATGGCCCAAGGATGATTTGCCACTGAGCCGTACCGAACGGATCGAGCTGCAAAATCTGTTGAGCGCCCAGAAATACGACGCGGGCACCGCCGATGGCATCATTGGTGCCAACACCCGCAAGGCGATCCGCAGTGCGCAGCAGTCGTTTGGCTGGCCGGCGGACGGGTACCCGACGCACAAGTTGCTCGAAGGCCTGCGTAACCGATAG
- a CDS encoding S66 peptidase family protein: MTVRPTHTLFPHTPVPALPREGLIGVIAPAGPAPLDTDKAIAWMRARGYALRIFPGVYEQDGYLAGSDDVRLNDLHAAFADAEVDAIICLRGGYGTPRLLDRIDFELLQNNAKPFIGYSDITALHLAISRYAGFVTFHGPLLNADLLGDRQKPTESSFFNMLRGQVKAGSVLTHPVTYPLTTIEPGIAHGRLLGGNLAMIAAIMGTPYEMDAEGVILFIEDINEPLYRIDRLLTQLRLAGTLGKLRGVLVGDVAGVEVAALERLLKQTFEPLRIPVLSGWRSGHCDPNLTLPMGALVRLDAGSKELVLEQDVVVKA; this comes from the coding sequence ATGACCGTTCGACCGACCCACACACTGTTTCCACATACACCGGTTCCGGCCTTGCCCCGGGAAGGGCTGATCGGCGTCATTGCGCCCGCCGGACCCGCGCCGCTGGACACCGACAAAGCCATTGCCTGGATGCGGGCTCGCGGTTACGCGCTGCGAATCTTTCCCGGTGTCTATGAGCAGGACGGCTACCTGGCCGGCAGCGACGATGTACGCCTAAATGACCTGCACGCGGCGTTCGCCGACGCTGAAGTGGACGCGATCATTTGTCTGCGCGGCGGTTACGGCACGCCACGTTTGCTCGATCGCATCGATTTCGAGTTGCTGCAAAACAATGCCAAGCCGTTCATCGGTTACAGCGATATCACGGCGTTGCACCTGGCGATCAGCCGTTATGCGGGGTTCGTGACGTTTCATGGTCCGCTGCTGAACGCTGATCTGTTGGGCGACAGGCAAAAACCTACCGAGTCTTCGTTTTTCAACATGCTCAGAGGGCAGGTGAAGGCCGGTAGTGTGCTGACGCACCCGGTGACCTATCCGTTGACCACGATTGAGCCAGGCATCGCGCACGGGCGCTTGCTGGGGGGCAATCTGGCGATGATTGCCGCGATCATGGGCACGCCTTATGAGATGGATGCCGAGGGCGTCATCCTGTTCATCGAGGACATCAACGAGCCGTTGTATCGCATCGACCGGCTGCTGACTCAACTGCGTCTGGCGGGCACGCTGGGCAAGTTGCGCGGGGTTCTGGTGGGGGATGTGGCGGGTGTCGAGGTGGCTGCACTGGAGCGCTTGCTCAAGCAGACCTTTGAACCGTTGCGGATACCGGTGCTGTCGGGGTGGCGCAGTGGGCATTGTGATCCGAACCTGACGTTGCCGATGGGGGCGTTGGTGAGGCTGGATGCGGGGAGCAAGGAGTTGGTGTTGGAGCAGGATGTGGTGGTCAAGGCTTAG
- the lipA gene encoding lipoyl synthase has product MTTDAVQTMIPTLDVTERPAPRAKVEAGVKLRGAEKVARIPVKIIPTTELPKKPDWIRVRIPVSPEVDRIKALLRKHKLHSVCEEASCPNLGECFSGGTATFMIMGDICTRRCPFCDVGHGRPKPLDVNEPESLAIAIADLKLKYVVITSVDRDDLRDGGAQHFADCIREIRKLSPNVQLETLVPDYRGRMDVALEITAAEPPDVFNHNLETVPRLYKAARPGSDYQWSLTLLQRFKQMMPHIPTKSGLMLGLGETDEEVIEVMKRMREHDIDMLTLGQYLQPSRSHLPVQRFVHPDVFAWFAEEGYKMGFKNVASGPLVRSSYHADEQAKLVKAELMSS; this is encoded by the coding sequence ATGACTACTGATGCAGTGCAAACCATGATCCCGACGCTGGATGTCACCGAGCGTCCGGCCCCGCGTGCCAAGGTAGAAGCCGGCGTCAAGCTGCGCGGCGCCGAGAAGGTTGCACGCATCCCGGTGAAGATCATCCCGACCACCGAACTGCCGAAGAAACCCGACTGGATCCGCGTGCGCATCCCGGTTTCCCCGGAAGTCGACCGCATCAAGGCCCTGCTGCGCAAACACAAGCTGCACAGCGTGTGCGAAGAAGCGTCCTGCCCGAACCTGGGCGAGTGCTTCTCCGGCGGCACCGCGACGTTCATGATCATGGGCGACATCTGCACCCGTCGCTGCCCGTTCTGCGACGTGGGTCACGGTCGTCCGAAACCACTGGACGTCAATGAGCCGGAAAGCCTGGCCATCGCCATCGCCGACCTGAAACTGAAATACGTGGTGATCACCTCGGTGGACCGCGACGACCTGCGTGACGGCGGTGCCCAGCACTTTGCCGACTGCATCCGCGAGATCCGCAAGCTGTCGCCGAACGTGCAGCTCGAAACCCTGGTCCCGGACTACCGTGGCCGCATGGACGTTGCGCTGGAAATCACCGCTGCCGAGCCGCCGGATGTGTTCAACCACAACCTGGAAACCGTACCGCGCCTGTACAAGGCTGCGCGTCCGGGTTCGGATTACCAGTGGTCGCTGACCCTGCTGCAACGCTTCAAGCAGATGATGCCGCACATTCCGACCAAGTCCGGCCTGATGCTGGGTCTGGGCGAGACCGACGAAGAAGTCATCGAAGTCATGAAGCGCATGCGCGAACACGACATCGACATGCTGACTCTGGGCCAGTACCTGCAACCGTCCCGCAGCCACTTGCCGGTGCAGCGTTTCGTGCATCCAGACGTTTTCGCCTGGTTCGCCGAGGAAGGTTACAAGATGGGCTTCAAGAACGTCGCCTCCGGCCCGTTGGTACGTTCCTCGTACCACGCCGACGAGCAGGCGAAGCTGGTCAAAGCCGAGCTGATGTCGTCCTGA
- the lipB gene encoding lipoyl(octanoyl) transferase LipB translates to MSGTLGFRELGQMAYEPVWHAMQRFTNERGSDAADEIWLVEHPPVFTQGQAGKAEHLLLPGDIPVVQVDRGGQVTYHGPGQLVAYLLLDVRKLGFGVRDLVTRMEHCLIELLASYGVTAAAKPDAPGVYVDGAKIASLGLRIRHGCSFHGLALNVDMDLEPFRRINPCGYAGLAMTQLSDHAGSIEFAEVSARLRAQLVKHLDYAEQTTLTGGID, encoded by the coding sequence ATGTCTGGCACGCTGGGCTTTCGCGAGCTCGGCCAGATGGCTTACGAGCCGGTCTGGCATGCCATGCAACGCTTCACCAACGAACGTGGCAGCGATGCCGCTGACGAGATCTGGCTGGTCGAGCACCCGCCGGTATTTACCCAGGGGCAGGCCGGCAAGGCCGAGCACTTGTTGCTGCCGGGGGATATTCCGGTGGTGCAGGTCGATCGCGGTGGTCAGGTGACTTACCATGGCCCCGGCCAGTTGGTGGCCTATCTGCTGCTCGATGTACGCAAGCTGGGTTTCGGTGTGCGTGATCTGGTCACCCGCATGGAACACTGCCTGATCGAGCTGCTGGCCAGTTACGGCGTCACTGCCGCGGCCAAGCCGGATGCGCCGGGCGTCTACGTCGACGGGGCGAAAATCGCGTCCCTGGGTCTGCGGATCCGCCACGGTTGTTCCTTTCATGGCCTGGCCTTGAACGTGGACATGGACCTGGAACCGTTTCGACGGATTAATCCCTGCGGCTACGCCGGGCTGGCGATGACCCAGCTGAGCGATCACGCAGGATCGATTGAATTTGCCGAGGTAAGTGCCCGGCTGCGCGCGCAGCTCGTCAAACACCTCGACTATGCTGAGCAGACGACCCTAACGGGCGGAATCGACTGA